In the genome of Chitinophagaceae bacterium, one region contains:
- a CDS encoding HmuY family protein, which produces MFQRNTITLLALFFGGCANDVNTLTPAQDTTGITIKDLPADPATYYDPTNGTPVGVTGKFTFFSFATGKVILNTDSATTKWDIAFRGTTILFNSGSSGPGKAGVIIQKNTFENVTTLPTTGYGIDSPGSPAVPTGSGRGWYIVSGQPTIVIPIPGILFFIKTNDEKYVKMEIISYYKGAPANPQNPNEARYYTFRYL; this is translated from the coding sequence ATGTTTCAAAGAAACACGATTACATTGCTTGCATTATTTTTTGGAGGATGTGCCAATGATGTAAATACACTTACACCTGCTCAAGATACTACGGGAATTACTATTAAAGATTTACCCGCCGATCCAGCCACATATTATGACCCAACAAACGGAACACCCGTCGGAGTAACAGGAAAATTTACTTTTTTCTCTTTTGCTACGGGGAAAGTAATCCTTAATACTGACAGTGCTACTACCAAATGGGATATAGCATTCAGAGGAACTACTATTTTATTCAATTCAGGATCCAGCGGACCAGGAAAAGCAGGGGTTATTATTCAAAAAAATACTTTTGAAAATGTAACTACCTTACCAACTACGGGGTATGGTATAGATTCACCAGGAAGCCCGGCAGTTCCAACAGGTTCGGGAAGAGGTTGGTATATAGTAAGCGGGCAACCTACCATAGTAATCCCTATTCCTGGAATATTATTTTTCATAAAAACAAACGATGAAAAATATGTAAAAATGGAAATAATCAGTTATTACAAAGGGGCTCCAGCAAATCCACAAAACCCTAATGAAGCAAGATACTACACATTTAGATATTTATAA
- the metH gene encoding methionine synthase — MRLSGLESFIINKDTNFVNIGERTNVTGSRKFAKLILDGKYDDALSVALEQVRNGAQIIDVNMDEGMLDGEKAMVLFLNLIASEPEIARVPIMVDSSKWNIIEAGLQCMQGKGIVNSISLKNGETEFLLQAKKIKKYGAAVVVMAFDEQGQADTYQRRIVICKRCYDLLIEKVHFPAEDIIFDPNVFPVATGIEEHNNNALDFFRATKWIKENLPHAKVSGGISNVSFSFRGNDTVREAMHTVFLYYAIQHGLDMGIVNAGQIEVYNQINKDLLEKIEDVLLNRHPDATEKLLEYAETIKGKGKEKTVSEEWRNGSVEERLSHALVKGIVDYIEKDTEEARLKYEIPLKVIEGPLMAGMNIVGDLFGEGKMFLPQVVKSARVMKKSVAYLTPFLEAEKAKMGDQKANAKILLATVKGDVHDIGKNIVGIVLACNNYDIIDLGVMIPAEKIITEAKKHQVDIIGLSGLITPSLDEMVYFAKELQRAKITTPLLIGGATTSKTHTAVKIDPHYDGTTVHVLDASKCVPVVSELISPQTRESFHKKIKEEYAKIRIQHQQRQEDKNYISLTEARKNKFFIDWKKTSIPVPKILGNQVFKNYPLEEIRKCIDWTPFFSTWMLQGKFPKIFDNHEVGKEAKKLYDDANILLDEIIVARTLKAHAVIGIYPANSRNHDDIVVFDTKGNEKKIFHFLRQQGKKGAGIPNLCLADFIAPEESKTQDYIGFFALTTGEGIEKIIKKYEQRHDDYSIIMVKAVADRLAEAFAELMHEKVRKDLWAYNPSENLTTEQLIQEEYYGIRPAPGYPACPEHTEKRTLFDVLEAEKHTGMFLTESMSMYPASSVSGFYFAHPEAKYFGLGKITQEQVMDYANRKKMILEEAQKWLGTVMQ, encoded by the coding sequence ATGCGTTTAAGCGGATTAGAATCATTTATTATTAATAAGGATACCAATTTTGTAAATATAGGTGAGAGGACGAATGTAACGGGTTCTCGAAAATTTGCGAAGCTGATTTTAGATGGCAAATATGACGATGCATTGAGCGTTGCCTTAGAGCAAGTGAGAAATGGTGCTCAAATTATAGATGTCAATATGGACGAAGGAATGTTAGATGGAGAAAAAGCAATGGTTCTTTTCTTGAATCTGATTGCTTCTGAACCCGAAATTGCTCGTGTGCCTATTATGGTAGATAGTTCCAAGTGGAATATTATTGAGGCAGGGCTTCAATGTATGCAAGGCAAGGGGATTGTCAATTCTATAAGTTTAAAAAATGGGGAAACGGAGTTTCTTTTACAAGCAAAAAAAATTAAAAAATACGGTGCCGCAGTAGTAGTTATGGCTTTTGATGAGCAAGGGCAAGCGGATACTTACCAACGAAGAATAGTTATTTGTAAAAGATGTTATGACCTTTTGATAGAAAAAGTACATTTTCCTGCGGAAGATATTATTTTTGATCCCAATGTTTTTCCCGTTGCTACGGGAATAGAAGAACATAATAATAATGCTTTAGATTTTTTTAGAGCCACCAAATGGATAAAAGAAAATCTTCCACACGCCAAAGTAAGCGGCGGCATTAGCAATGTTTCTTTTTCCTTTCGTGGGAATGATACCGTACGAGAAGCAATGCACACAGTATTTCTCTATTACGCTATACAACATGGCTTAGATATGGGTATTGTAAATGCAGGACAGATAGAGGTTTATAATCAAATTAACAAAGATTTATTAGAAAAAATTGAAGACGTTTTACTGAACAGACATCCTGATGCGACAGAAAAGCTCTTAGAATATGCTGAAACTATAAAAGGAAAGGGAAAAGAAAAGACGGTCAGTGAAGAGTGGCGAAATGGTTCGGTAGAAGAACGTTTATCGCATGCACTCGTAAAAGGAATAGTCGATTATATTGAAAAAGATACAGAAGAAGCACGTCTCAAGTATGAAATACCTCTCAAGGTTATAGAAGGTCCCCTCATGGCCGGAATGAATATAGTAGGAGACCTTTTTGGTGAAGGAAAAATGTTTTTACCACAAGTGGTAAAGAGTGCAAGAGTTATGAAAAAGTCCGTTGCATACCTTACTCCTTTTTTGGAAGCAGAAAAAGCAAAAATGGGGGACCAAAAAGCAAATGCTAAAATTCTTCTTGCTACTGTAAAAGGAGATGTACACGATATAGGAAAAAATATTGTCGGTATCGTCTTAGCTTGTAATAATTATGATATTATTGATTTGGGAGTAATGATACCCGCAGAAAAAATTATAACCGAAGCCAAAAAACATCAGGTAGATATTATAGGATTAAGTGGTTTGATAACCCCTTCTTTAGACGAAATGGTATACTTTGCAAAAGAATTGCAGAGAGCAAAAATAACTACTCCGCTACTCATTGGGGGAGCTACCACCTCTAAAACTCATACCGCAGTAAAAATAGATCCACATTATGATGGCACTACCGTCCACGTATTAGATGCCTCTAAATGTGTACCTGTGGTGAGTGAACTTATTAGTCCACAAACCCGAGAAAGTTTTCACAAAAAAATCAAAGAAGAATATGCTAAAATCCGAATCCAACACCAACAAAGACAAGAAGATAAAAATTACATTTCTTTGACTGAAGCTCGTAAAAATAAGTTTTTTATTGATTGGAAAAAAACCTCTATCCCTGTTCCAAAAATATTGGGGAACCAAGTATTTAAAAATTATCCTTTAGAAGAAATAAGAAAATGTATAGATTGGACACCATTTTTTTCTACGTGGATGTTACAAGGAAAATTTCCTAAAATTTTTGATAACCATGAGGTAGGAAAAGAAGCAAAAAAACTTTATGATGATGCAAATATTCTTTTAGATGAAATAATAGTGGCGAGAACTCTTAAAGCCCATGCTGTTATAGGAATATATCCTGCAAATTCACGTAATCACGATGACATCGTTGTTTTTGATACCAAAGGAAATGAAAAAAAAATATTTCATTTCTTGCGACAACAGGGAAAAAAAGGAGCGGGGATACCTAATCTCTGCTTGGCAGATTTTATTGCCCCCGAAGAAAGTAAAACACAGGATTATATTGGTTTTTTTGCACTCACTACAGGAGAAGGAATAGAAAAAATAATAAAAAAATACGAACAAAGACATGATGATTATTCTATTATTATGGTAAAGGCAGTAGCAGATAGATTAGCAGAAGCATTTGCCGAATTGATGCATGAAAAAGTTCGCAAAGATCTTTGGGCTTACAATCCTTCTGAAAATTTAACCACCGAACAATTAATTCAAGAAGAATATTATGGAATACGTCCTGCACCAGGATACCCTGCCTGCCCCGAACATACAGAAAAAAGAACTCTCTTTGATGTTTTAGAAGCAGAAAAACACACAGGAATGTTCCTTACCGAATCAATGAGTATGTACCCCGCTTCATCTGTGAGCGGTTTTTACTTCGCACATCCCGAAGCAAAATACTTTGGATTAGGAAAAATAACCCAAGAACAGGTTATGGACTACGCCAACCGTAAAAAAATGATCCTCGAAGAAGCACAAAAATGGCTGGGAACCGTGATGCAGTAA
- a CDS encoding oligosaccharide flippase family protein: protein MKNSFLIKLAGQTITYGFSSIVSRFVGFLLVPFYTYVFSSPEKFGVFTEIYAYTSFFNILYTFGLETAYFRFATKGAGQERIIFSQVMLVIIAIGVTLSTILFVCAADIALFIQYPDKAIYVQFFAIIMLIDSLVSIPFAQLRLQGRAKKFAFLKLFNIGITVFLNVFFLWFCKNISEKKAFVGWEWLLSLWYQADWEVEYVFLANLLANALWIPFFYRQFIKIQISGTAIASLLGYSFPIALMGLVGIANEMLGRILFKYILPHNFYESQTNLYALGVFGACYKISMIMTIGIQGFRYASEPFFFAHHQKQHSGADYNKVMHWFIIVASFLFMFMSVFLPFIGGIFLRKKEYLEGLVIVPFLLLANLFLGIYYNLSFWYKLTDRTYFGFYISLVGIVITLLGNILLVPVLGYLGSAVVMPLNYGILSVISYFLGQKYYRIPYTFGAFAYLLYALVVVVLSSFIAFHWAFHSIWICIYIFWVIKKENLFFSNKQHTL, encoded by the coding sequence ATGAAAAATTCTTTTTTAATCAAGTTAGCGGGGCAGACAATTACATATGGATTCTCAAGTATTGTAAGTAGGTTTGTAGGATTTCTGTTAGTTCCTTTTTATACCTACGTATTTAGTAGTCCTGAGAAGTTTGGTGTCTTTACAGAAATATATGCTTATACATCTTTTTTTAATATACTCTATACATTTGGATTAGAAACTGCTTATTTTCGTTTTGCTACCAAAGGAGCTGGGCAAGAACGGATTATTTTTAGTCAAGTGATGCTGGTTATCATAGCAATAGGGGTGACTCTTTCTACTATACTTTTTGTATGTGCGGCGGATATTGCTCTTTTCATACAATATCCTGACAAAGCAATATATGTTCAATTTTTTGCTATCATTATGCTGATAGATTCATTGGTTTCTATACCTTTTGCACAATTGCGCTTGCAGGGGAGGGCAAAAAAATTTGCTTTTTTGAAACTATTCAATATAGGAATCACTGTTTTTCTCAATGTATTTTTTCTTTGGTTCTGTAAAAATATCTCTGAAAAAAAAGCATTTGTGGGTTGGGAGTGGCTTCTTTCTCTTTGGTATCAAGCAGATTGGGAAGTAGAGTATGTTTTCTTAGCAAATCTTTTGGCGAATGCTCTTTGGATACCTTTTTTTTATAGACAATTTATAAAAATACAAATATCAGGCACTGCTATTGCATCTCTCCTTGGGTATAGTTTTCCTATAGCCCTTATGGGATTAGTAGGTATAGCAAATGAAATGCTCGGGAGAATATTATTTAAGTATATTCTTCCTCACAACTTTTATGAAAGCCAAACAAATCTTTATGCTTTGGGAGTTTTCGGGGCGTGTTATAAAATATCAATGATTATGACCATAGGAATACAGGGTTTTCGGTATGCATCGGAGCCATTTTTTTTTGCACATCATCAAAAACAGCATTCAGGGGCAGATTACAATAAGGTAATGCATTGGTTTATTATTGTGGCTTCTTTTCTCTTTATGTTTATGAGTGTTTTTCTGCCGTTTATAGGGGGTATTTTTTTAAGAAAAAAAGAATATTTGGAGGGATTGGTTATTGTGCCGTTTCTATTATTGGCAAATCTTTTTTTGGGAATATATTATAATCTTTCTTTTTGGTATAAATTGACAGATAGGACCTATTTTGGGTTTTATATCTCTTTGGTGGGAATAGTAATTACTCTTTTGGGAAATATTCTGTTGGTTCCCGTGTTAGGGTATTTGGGAAGTGCGGTAGTTATGCCTCTTAACTATGGTATTCTTTCGGTTATAAGTTACTTTTTAGGACAAAAATACTACCGTATTCCATATACATTTGGTGCTTTTGCGTATCTTTTGTATGCTTTGGTAGTAGTAGTTTTGAGTTCTTTTATTGCATTTCATTGGGCATTTCATAGTATTTGGATATGTATTTATATTTTTTGGGTAATCAAAAAAGAAAATCTTTTTTTTTCAAATAAACAACACACATTATAA
- a CDS encoding gamma-glutamyltransferase family protein, protein MKRIILLLLFLCFIKNNYAQSTQKPVIYGRHWVAITGKPLAATAGASIFQKGGNAVDAACAMLAATCTMWDVLSWGGETQALIYNPKLKKVIGINALGVAPTNATPEFYRNKGMNFPPEYGPLAAITPGTVGGLITLLSEYGTLSLKEVLAPAMQLADGYPIEAQTANSIEKNKKNISEWAYSKKVFLTHLGEEREAPEAGEIFRQPELLATLQKLVDAEQQALQRKKSRKEALSEAYKRFYQGDIAQEFVRGCQEQGGLITMNDLSRWKVIIEEPLSTTYKGIEVYKLAQWTQGPALLQTLNILENFDLKSMGYNSSRYIHTVYQAMSLAFADRDFYYGDPYFLPVEPMKGLLSKEYAKERAKLINNTKNDPTIAPGNPYIYEGAENPYTDLLKEWGQSSHYDNIIDLEYLHGFIESGTTSIEAADKEGWVVSITPSGGWIPACIAGKTGIGMSQRMQSFVLDKKLNPFNVLEPGKRPRVTLTPSLALKDGKPFLSFAVQGGDSQDQNLLQFFLNVVEFGMNVQEATEAAHFNSYQMRSSFDKHEKKPGALTLHESTPFWIRKELQGMGYKTDYQERTSGPINAIYFDWKHTCFWGGSSNYGEDYGIGW, encoded by the coding sequence ATGAAAAGAATCATACTACTTTTGTTATTTTTATGTTTTATAAAAAATAACTATGCTCAATCTACCCAAAAGCCCGTAATTTATGGAAGGCATTGGGTAGCAATTACAGGGAAACCATTAGCTGCAACTGCGGGTGCTTCTATTTTTCAAAAAGGAGGCAATGCGGTAGATGCAGCTTGTGCTATGTTAGCGGCTACTTGTACTATGTGGGATGTGCTGAGCTGGGGCGGGGAAACCCAAGCCCTTATCTATAATCCCAAACTAAAAAAAGTAATAGGAATAAATGCCTTAGGTGTTGCTCCTACCAATGCTACTCCTGAATTTTATAGAAATAAAGGAATGAATTTTCCCCCTGAATACGGACCTTTGGCAGCAATTACTCCAGGTACCGTAGGAGGGCTTATCACTCTTTTATCCGAATATGGAACTTTATCTCTGAAAGAGGTGTTAGCACCCGCAATGCAATTAGCAGATGGCTATCCTATAGAAGCCCAAACAGCAAATAGCATTGAGAAAAACAAAAAAAATATATCCGAATGGGCATATTCTAAAAAAGTATTTCTGACTCATTTAGGCGAGGAAAGAGAAGCACCAGAGGCAGGAGAAATTTTTAGACAACCAGAGCTTTTAGCAACACTCCAAAAATTAGTAGATGCAGAACAACAGGCATTACAACGAAAAAAAAGTAGAAAAGAAGCTCTCTCTGAAGCATATAAAAGATTTTATCAAGGTGATATTGCCCAAGAATTTGTTCGTGGATGTCAAGAACAAGGAGGACTCATTACTATGAATGACCTCTCTCGTTGGAAAGTAATAATAGAAGAACCCCTCTCTACTACTTATAAAGGAATAGAAGTTTATAAATTAGCCCAATGGACACAAGGTCCTGCTTTATTACAAACTTTGAATATATTAGAAAATTTTGACCTCAAAAGTATGGGCTATAATTCCAGTAGATATATTCATACGGTATATCAGGCGATGAGTTTGGCTTTTGCGGATAGAGATTTTTATTATGGGGATCCTTATTTTTTACCCGTAGAACCCATGAAAGGACTACTTTCAAAAGAATATGCCAAAGAAAGAGCAAAGCTCATCAATAATACCAAAAATGATCCTACTATAGCCCCTGGTAATCCTTATATATATGAGGGTGCAGAAAATCCTTATACTGATTTACTAAAAGAATGGGGACAGTCATCGCATTATGACAATATAATAGATTTAGAATATTTGCATGGGTTTATAGAATCGGGTACTACCTCCATAGAAGCGGCGGATAAAGAAGGATGGGTTGTGTCCATTACTCCGAGTGGTGGTTGGATACCCGCTTGTATTGCAGGAAAAACAGGTATTGGAATGAGTCAACGTATGCAAAGTTTTGTATTAGATAAAAAATTAAACCCATTTAATGTATTAGAACCCGGAAAACGACCAAGAGTAACACTAACACCATCTCTCGCATTAAAGGATGGGAAACCATTTTTATCTTTTGCAGTTCAAGGAGGCGATTCACAAGACCAAAACTTACTTCAGTTTTTCTTAAATGTAGTAGAATTTGGTATGAACGTGCAAGAAGCAACGGAAGCAGCCCATTTTAATAGCTATCAAATGCGTTCTTCCTTTGATAAACACGAGAAAAAACCAGGAGCGCTTACTCTCCATGAAAGCACCCCCTTTTGGATAAGAAAAGAACTGCAAGGAATGGGGTATAAAACTGACTATCAAGAAAGAACAAGCGGACCTATAAATGCTATTTATTTTGATTGGAAACATACATGTTTTTGGGGAGGATCGAGTAATTACGGAGAAGACTATGGAATTGGATGGTAG
- a CDS encoding thioredoxin domain-containing protein — MANKLITATSPYLLQHSHNPVNWYPWGEEAINKAQTEDKPILLSIGYSACHWCHVMERESFEDRAIASLMNQYFICIKVDREERPDIDAIYMDAVQVMGLHGGWPLHIFLLPDKRPFYGGTYFPPKQWGTLLASIGNAFQIHRKELEESAHLFTKSLQNSFALPQKVSAFSLQHFGTLYENIAQKFDKEFGGIAKEPKFPMPSLWSFLLDYQTISQNDFLKDFIQWTLTKIAQGGIYDHIRGGFARYSVDERWFVPHFEKMLYDNAQLLSLYAQAYRIIPNVLFAEVVCETVDWLAAEMQGVEGGFYSSIDADSEGEEGFFYTWIYAELDTDTPFLQLIGNYFGITKDGNWEKGRNILSVEEEKLVFCKKNNIPLSLFEQTLQKWKKEFLQRRNARPRPALDDKILVSWNGLLLKGLCDVFLVFETERFLKLALGIAHCIETCCFSNNLLKRVYKNGVSSIPAYLDDYAAAIQGMLALFQVTEDNKWVSFAETLTEITLQNFYDADDGLFFYTSHDAEAYICRKKEIFDNVIPSSNSLMMENLYLLSVIYHKDRYRSIVEHAVERMNNLLLENSEFLSRWASISLVLSLPTIEVSIIGKDSLLFTREIKKIFPQKNVHVFGTSNESTIPFFYNKTKKKDTAFYICAFHTCDAPVFTLKEALLLIEKHTRFS, encoded by the coding sequence ATGGCAAACAAACTCATCACAGCAACAAGTCCTTATTTACTTCAGCATTCCCACAATCCTGTGAATTGGTATCCTTGGGGAGAGGAAGCAATTAATAAAGCACAGACGGAAGACAAACCCATTTTACTCAGTATAGGTTATTCCGCCTGTCATTGGTGTCATGTAATGGAAAGAGAATCCTTTGAAGACAGGGCAATTGCCTCTCTTATGAATCAATATTTTATTTGTATCAAAGTAGATAGGGAAGAACGTCCCGATATTGATGCTATTTATATGGATGCGGTTCAAGTGATGGGATTACATGGCGGTTGGCCCCTCCATATATTTCTTCTTCCGGATAAACGTCCTTTTTATGGAGGAACATATTTCCCTCCCAAGCAATGGGGAACTCTTTTAGCAAGTATAGGCAATGCTTTTCAAATTCATAGAAAGGAATTAGAGGAATCGGCACATCTTTTTACGAAGTCTTTACAGAATAGTTTTGCACTTCCTCAAAAGGTTTCTGCTTTTTCATTGCAGCATTTCGGTACTCTTTATGAAAATATTGCACAAAAATTTGACAAGGAGTTTGGAGGTATAGCCAAAGAACCAAAATTCCCTATGCCTTCGCTTTGGTCGTTTTTATTAGATTATCAAACTATATCTCAAAATGATTTTTTGAAAGATTTTATACAATGGACTCTTACTAAAATAGCACAAGGAGGCATATACGACCATATAAGAGGCGGGTTTGCAAGATATTCTGTGGATGAGCGGTGGTTTGTTCCTCATTTTGAGAAAATGCTTTATGATAATGCTCAATTACTTTCTCTCTATGCTCAGGCATATCGTATTATTCCTAATGTTTTATTTGCAGAAGTGGTGTGCGAGACAGTAGATTGGTTAGCAGCAGAGATGCAAGGGGTAGAAGGAGGTTTTTACTCGTCTATAGACGCTGATAGTGAGGGAGAAGAAGGTTTTTTTTATACATGGATATACGCAGAATTGGATACTGATACTCCTTTTTTGCAACTTATAGGAAATTATTTTGGAATAACCAAAGATGGCAATTGGGAAAAGGGAAGAAATATCTTGTCAGTAGAGGAAGAGAAGTTAGTTTTCTGTAAAAAAAACAATATCCCTTTATCTCTTTTTGAACAAACATTACAAAAATGGAAAAAAGAATTTTTGCAAAGAAGAAATGCTCGTCCTCGGCCTGCTTTAGATGATAAAATACTCGTCAGTTGGAATGGTTTACTGCTGAAAGGACTCTGTGATGTATTTCTTGTTTTTGAAACAGAAAGATTTTTGAAACTTGCTTTGGGAATTGCACATTGCATAGAAACATGTTGTTTTTCCAATAACCTATTAAAAAGAGTTTATAAGAATGGAGTATCTTCTATTCCTGCGTATTTAGATGACTATGCTGCTGCTATTCAGGGAATGCTTGCTTTATTTCAAGTGACAGAGGATAATAAATGGGTATCTTTCGCAGAAACACTCACAGAAATCACTCTTCAGAACTTTTATGATGCTGATGATGGGCTTTTTTTCTACACTTCCCACGATGCTGAAGCGTATATTTGTAGGAAAAAGGAAATTTTTGACAATGTGATACCCTCTTCTAATTCTTTGATGATGGAAAATTTATATCTCTTGAGTGTTATCTATCATAAGGACAGATACCGAAGTATCGTTGAGCATGCGGTTGAGAGAATGAACAATCTTTTATTGGAAAATTCTGAATTTTTATCTCGTTGGGCATCTATTTCTCTCGTACTCTCTCTCCCCACCATAGAAGTAAGTATTATAGGAAAGGATTCTCTTCTTTTTACCAGAGAAATAAAAAAGATATTCCCCCAAAAAAATGTCCATGTATTCGGAACAAGCAACGAATCTACTATCCCCTTCTTTTATAATAAAACAAAAAAAAAAGATACTGCTTTTTATATCTGTGCTTTTCATACTTGTGACGCACCTGTATTTACTCTGAAAGAAGCTCTTCTACTTATTGAAAAACATACTCGGTTTTCTTAA
- a CDS encoding Gfo/Idh/MocA family oxidoreductase: MNIYKWGIIGLGKIANKFAASLEAIPTAHLIAIASRDKEKLKSFSLRYHVKKIYRDYDDLIDDTSVEIIYIAIPHSFHVPLAVQCILAGKHILVEKPFALNAMEAKKVFDLAIQKNVFVMEALWTRFIPSTQKVLDILQNGDIGVPISMHADFGIKAEFNKNSRLYNKELGGGSLLDIGIYPVFLSYIFFGTPLNILASGRLAETDVDEQCNVMFEHINKEVSQLSCSFLAYSSQEAIINGTDGQIRLNRPFFGQTTVDILSEWKLKGHIKFEYISNGLNYQVSEVHKCIDERRIQSSEWSFADTLSLMSILDRIRKIIGVKYNVDVVE; this comes from the coding sequence ATGAATATATATAAATGGGGTATTATAGGACTTGGAAAAATAGCAAACAAATTCGCAGCTTCTTTAGAAGCGATACCTACCGCACATCTCATAGCAATTGCTTCTCGAGATAAAGAAAAACTAAAATCTTTTTCTTTGAGATACCATGTAAAAAAAATATATCGTGATTATGATGATTTGATAGATGATACTTCTGTAGAAATTATATATATAGCTATTCCGCATAGTTTTCATGTCCCATTAGCTGTTCAATGTATTTTAGCAGGAAAACACATATTAGTAGAAAAACCATTTGCTCTCAATGCAATGGAAGCAAAAAAAGTTTTTGACCTTGCGATTCAAAAAAATGTTTTTGTAATGGAAGCACTTTGGACTCGCTTTATCCCATCTACTCAAAAAGTATTAGATATCTTACAGAACGGAGATATTGGTGTTCCTATATCAATGCATGCGGACTTTGGCATAAAAGCAGAATTTAATAAAAATAGTAGATTGTATAATAAAGAATTAGGTGGTGGTTCTCTTTTAGATATTGGGATTTATCCTGTGTTTTTAAGTTATATTTTTTTTGGAACACCGCTCAATATCCTTGCCAGTGGGCGTCTTGCAGAAACCGATGTAGATGAACAGTGCAATGTCATGTTTGAGCATATAAATAAAGAAGTGTCCCAGCTCTCTTGTTCTTTTCTTGCTTATAGTTCTCAAGAGGCGATTATAAATGGAACAGATGGACAAATAAGATTAAATAGACCATTTTTTGGACAAACAACGGTTGATATTCTCTCTGAGTGGAAATTAAAGGGGCATATTAAATTTGAATATATAAGTAATGGTCTCAATTACCAAGTATCAGAGGTTCATAAATGTATAGATGAGAGACGTATTCAAAGTTCAGAGTGGAGTTTTGCAGATACCCTTTCCCTTATGAGTATATTAGATAGAATACGAAAAATAATTGGAGTAAAATATAATGTAGATGTGGTGGAATGA
- a CDS encoding SRPBCC family protein: protein MAFYQLITRQKLPVSIQKVWGFISSPYNLKEITPKHMGFVVTSNSGNEKMYPGMIITYTVSPLLGIKLSWMTEITQVKENEYFIDEQRIGPYSLWHHEHKIEPIDGGTLMTDIITYQPPLGFLGAVANSLFIKKQLGEIFDYRKTALEKRFGKFE from the coding sequence ATGGCATTTTATCAATTGATTACAAGACAAAAACTACCTGTTAGTATTCAGAAAGTATGGGGGTTTATTTCATCACCTTATAACCTCAAAGAAATAACTCCCAAACACATGGGATTTGTGGTAACAAGCAATTCGGGCAATGAAAAAATGTACCCCGGAATGATTATTACCTATACAGTGAGCCCCCTACTCGGCATAAAACTCAGTTGGATGACGGAAATCACACAAGTGAAAGAGAATGAATATTTTATAGATGAACAGAGAATTGGACCGTACTCTCTGTGGCATCATGAACATAAAATTGAACCAATTGATGGTGGAACTTTAATGACAGATATTATTACTTATCAACCGCCTCTCGGTTTTTTAGGAGCAGTAGCCAATTCACTTTTTATTAAAAAACAACTTGGAGAGATATTTGACTACAGAAAAACTGCTTTAGAAAAGCGTTTTGGAAAATTTGAATAG